The Rhizoctonia solani chromosome 4, complete sequence genome contains a region encoding:
- a CDS encoding Cgr1 domain-containing protein: MTTPVIPMSPAQPVEAATHTEEADFYHLHRQVMEERVEKDGNLKRQLQSMRSHMQAGVRAKSWEARMRKTAAETAVKRLHKEMIEEKAAEAARRREVSQERKRVRAEKARLEELAAKMSAKKAERLRKRAGRSKKVNG; this comes from the exons ATGACCACACCGGTCATCCCAATGTCACCAGCACAACCTGTCGAGGCAGCGACTCACACCGAGGAGGCAGATTTTTACCACTTGCACAGACAAGTAATGGAAGAGCGAGTGGAAAAGGATGGAAATCTCAAAAGACAGCTACAAAGTAT GCGATCCCACATGCAAGCAGGAGTAAGGGCCAAGTCATGGGAGGCGAGGATGCGTAAGACTGCTGCCGAGACGGCTGTGAAAAGACTTCACAAGGAAATGATTGAGGAAAAGGCGGCAGAAGCTGCAAG GCGACGAGAAGTTTCGCAGGAGCGTAAGAGGGTACGAGCAGAAAAGGCACGTCTTGAAGAATTGGCTGCGAAG ATGAGTGCAAAAAAGGCGGAGCGATTACGAAAGAGAGCAGGCCGGAGCAAGAAAGTGAACGGATAG